The proteins below come from a single Erythrobacter sp. SG61-1L genomic window:
- the ruvB gene encoding Holliday junction branch migration DNA helicase RuvB — MTTNPTLSPQRQPEDQDAALRPKSLAEFIGQEAARDNLRVFIESAKSRREAMDHVLFHGPPGLGKTTLAQIVAKELGVGFRATSGPVIAKSGDLAALLTNLEPGDVLFIDEIHRLNPVVEEVLYPAMEDRALDLIIGEGPSARSVRIDLAPFTLIGATTRQGLLTTPLRDRFGIPVRLQFYTEAELELVVRRGAKLLSVEMDSEGAREIARRARGTPRVAGRLLRRVRDFAHVLGSPVVTAKVADEALTRLEVDALGLDAMDRRYLTMIADIYKGGPVGVETLAAGLAEPRDTVEEVVEPYLIQLGLLARTARGRVLNDRGWAHLGITPPAGGVQGGLFGAGK, encoded by the coding sequence ATGACCACTAACCCAACCCTCTCCCCCCAGCGCCAGCCGGAGGATCAGGACGCGGCGCTGCGGCCCAAGTCGCTTGCCGAATTCATCGGGCAGGAGGCGGCGCGGGATAATCTGCGGGTGTTCATCGAAAGCGCGAAGTCGCGCCGGGAGGCGATGGACCATGTGCTGTTCCATGGCCCGCCGGGCCTCGGCAAGACCACGCTGGCGCAGATCGTGGCCAAGGAACTTGGCGTGGGCTTTCGCGCCACCAGCGGACCGGTCATCGCCAAGTCCGGCGATCTGGCCGCGCTGCTGACCAATCTTGAACCAGGCGATGTGCTGTTCATCGACGAGATCCATCGCCTCAATCCGGTGGTGGAGGAAGTGCTCTATCCCGCGATGGAAGATCGCGCGCTGGACCTGATCATTGGCGAGGGGCCGTCTGCCCGTTCCGTGCGGATCGACCTTGCGCCTTTCACCCTGATCGGCGCGACCACGCGGCAGGGCCTGCTGACTACGCCTTTGCGGGACCGGTTCGGCATCCCGGTGCGGCTGCAATTCTACACCGAGGCGGAGCTGGAACTGGTCGTGCGCCGGGGCGCGAAGCTGCTTTCGGTGGAAATGGACAGCGAAGGCGCGCGCGAGATCGCCCGGCGCGCACGCGGCACGCCGCGTGTGGCGGGGCGCCTGCTGCGGCGGGTGCGCGATTTCGCCCATGTGCTCGGCTCGCCCGTGGTGACCGCCAAGGTCGCGGACGAGGCGCTGACCCGGCTGGAAGTGGATGCGCTGGGGCTGGACGCAATGGATCGGCGCTATCTCACCATGATCGCGGATATCTACAAGGGCGGCCCGGTGGGCGTCGAAACGCTGGCCGCAGGCCTCGCCGAACCACGCGATACGGTGGAGGAAGTGGTGGAGCCTTACCTGATCCAGCTGGGCCTGCTTGCCCGTACGGCACGCGGGCGTGTGCTCAATGATCGGGGCTGGGCGCATTTGGGAATCACTCCCCCGGCGGGCGGGGTGCAAGGGGGCCTGTTCGGCGCCGGCAAGTAA
- a CDS encoding type II toxin-antitoxin system ParD family antitoxin, protein MGELSFDFPPELRRWIDMRLAEGRYADAADYVRDLVRRDQEAAEEEAEWLRAMIDEGLASGVVDADPKDVIEQIIAQRRAGRG, encoded by the coding sequence ATGGGCGAATTGAGCTTCGACTTTCCCCCCGAGCTTCGGCGATGGATCGACATGCGGCTGGCCGAAGGGCGCTATGCCGATGCGGCGGATTATGTCCGCGATCTCGTCCGGCGCGATCAGGAGGCGGCGGAGGAGGAGGCCGAATGGCTGCGCGCGATGATCGACGAGGGGCTTGCCTCTGGCGTCGTCGATGCGGATCCGAAGGATGTGATCGAGCAGATCATTGCCCAGCGGCGCGCTGGGCGTGGTTGA
- the ruvA gene encoding Holliday junction branch migration protein RuvA, with the protein MIAKLRGLLDETGTDWAIIDVQGVGYLVHCSAKTLSALGEKGEGVTIFTDLQVSENDMRLLGFATSAERDWFRLLTLVQGVGSKVALAILSALSIEELRNACANGDAAQVARANGVGPKLAGRIVNELKDKAGGMPGGSGGVTLGVVAAPAGSVSADAVSALQNLGFKPAVAASAVAHAVGELGEGAGLNDLVRVALKRAAG; encoded by the coding sequence ATGATTGCGAAGCTACGCGGCCTGCTGGACGAAACCGGAACCGACTGGGCGATAATCGACGTCCAGGGCGTGGGCTATCTCGTCCATTGCTCAGCCAAGACGCTCAGCGCACTGGGAGAGAAGGGCGAGGGCGTCACCATCTTCACCGATCTGCAGGTGAGCGAAAACGACATGCGCCTGCTCGGCTTCGCCACCAGTGCGGAGCGGGACTGGTTCCGGCTGCTGACCCTGGTGCAGGGCGTGGGCAGCAAGGTGGCACTGGCGATCCTCTCGGCACTTTCCATCGAGGAATTGCGCAATGCCTGCGCCAATGGCGATGCCGCACAGGTCGCACGCGCCAATGGCGTGGGGCCGAAACTGGCGGGCCGCATCGTCAATGAACTGAAGGACAAGGCGGGCGGAATGCCCGGCGGCTCGGGCGGCGTCACGCTGGGCGTGGTTGCGGCTCCGGCCGGTTCGGTGAGCGCGGACGCGGTTTCGGCCTTGCAGAACCTTGGGTTCAAGCCCGCCGTGGCAGCCAGCGCGGTTGCCCATGCGGTGGGCGAACTGGGCGAGGGTGCCGGGCTGAACGATCTGGTGCGCGTTGCGTTGAAGAGGGCGGCGGGGTGA
- the aroC gene encoding chorismate synthase has product MSFNTFGRVFRFTTWGESHGPALGAVVDGCPPGLALDEAWIQPFLDARKPGTSKFTTQRREADEVKILSGVFEGKTTGTPISLMIENTDQRSKDYSEVAKAYRPGHADYAYDAKYGFRDYRGGGRSSARETAARVAAGAVARLAIPEVTILAYVSEIGGDRIESFDAGEIRNNPFFCPDPAAAARWEKLVDDARLAGSSLGAVVECVATDVPAGWGAPLYGKLDADLAAAMMGINAVKGVEIGEGFNAARLRGEENADPMRPGAHGSPEFDANHAGGIAGGISTGQPVVVRVAFKPTSSILIPQPTITRDGEATQLATKGRHDPCVGIRGVPVVEAMMALVLADHKLLHRAQVG; this is encoded by the coding sequence ATGAGCTTCAACACTTTCGGCCGCGTATTCCGCTTCACCACCTGGGGGGAAAGCCATGGCCCCGCTCTGGGCGCCGTGGTTGACGGCTGCCCTCCGGGGCTGGCGCTGGACGAGGCGTGGATTCAGCCCTTCCTCGATGCGCGCAAGCCGGGCACGTCCAAGTTCACCACCCAGCGGCGTGAGGCCGATGAGGTAAAGATCCTGTCCGGCGTGTTCGAGGGCAAGACCACCGGCACGCCGATCAGCCTGATGATCGAGAATACCGATCAACGCTCGAAGGACTATTCGGAAGTCGCCAAGGCATACCGCCCAGGCCATGCCGATTATGCCTATGACGCAAAATACGGCTTCCGCGACTATCGCGGCGGCGGCCGTTCCAGCGCGCGCGAAACCGCGGCGCGCGTGGCAGCAGGCGCGGTGGCGCGGCTGGCGATCCCGGAAGTGACGATCCTGGCCTATGTCAGCGAAATCGGCGGGGACCGGATCGAGAGCTTCGACGCGGGCGAAATCCGCAATAATCCCTTCTTCTGCCCCGATCCCGCCGCCGCCGCGCGCTGGGAAAAGCTGGTGGACGATGCACGGCTTGCCGGATCGTCGCTCGGCGCGGTGGTGGAATGCGTGGCCACGGACGTTCCCGCAGGCTGGGGCGCGCCGCTTTACGGCAAGCTGGATGCAGACCTTGCCGCCGCCATGATGGGCATCAATGCGGTGAAGGGCGTGGAAATCGGCGAAGGCTTCAACGCGGCGCGCCTGCGCGGCGAGGAAAATGCCGATCCGATGCGCCCCGGCGCCCATGGCTCGCCGGAATTCGACGCAAACCATGCAGGCGGCATCGCCGGCGGCATTTCCACCGGCCAGCCGGTGGTGGTACGCGTGGCCTTCAAGCCCACCAGCTCGATCCTGATCCCCCAGCCGACCATCACGCGCGATGGGGAAGCGACGCAACTGGCCACCAAGGGCCGCCATGACCCTTGCGTGGGCATTCGCGGCGTGCCGGTAGTGGAAGCGATGATGGCGCTGGTTCTGGCGGACCACAAGCTGCTCCACAGGGCGCAGGTGGGGTGA
- the ahpC gene encoding alkyl hydroperoxide reductase subunit C, which translates to MGIIGSEIKPFNATAFQAGKDFFQVTDADVKGKWSVFFFYPADFTFVCPTELEDMADQYDELSKLGVEVYAVSTDTHFSHKAWHDSSPAISKIKFPMLGDQLHTISKNFGVLREEQGLADRGTFVVDPDGVIQVMEVTCEGVGRNAVELVRKIKAAQYVRSHPGQVCPAKWEEGSETLAPSLDLVGKI; encoded by the coding sequence ATGGGTATCATCGGCAGCGAAATCAAGCCGTTCAACGCCACCGCCTTCCAGGCCGGCAAGGACTTCTTCCAGGTCACCGACGCCGACGTGAAGGGCAAATGGTCGGTGTTCTTCTTCTACCCGGCGGACTTCACCTTCGTGTGCCCGACCGAGCTGGAAGACATGGCCGACCAGTATGACGAGCTCTCGAAGCTCGGCGTCGAAGTCTATGCCGTCTCCACCGACACGCATTTCAGCCACAAGGCCTGGCATGACAGCTCGCCGGCCATCAGCAAGATCAAGTTCCCGATGCTGGGCGACCAGCTGCACACGATCTCGAAGAACTTCGGCGTGCTGCGCGAGGAACAGGGCCTGGCCGATCGCGGCACCTTCGTGGTCGATCCCGATGGCGTGATCCAGGTGATGGAAGTGACCTGCGAAGGCGTGGGCCGCAATGCTGTCGAACTCGTCCGCAAGATCAAGGCCGCGCAGTATGTCCGCTCGCACCCCGGCCAGGTCTGCCCGGCCAAGTGGGAAGAAGGCAGCGAAACGCTGGCTCCCTCGCTCGACCTCGTCGGCAAGATCTAA